A DNA window from Bradyrhizobium barranii subsp. barranii contains the following coding sequences:
- a CDS encoding outer membrane protein assembly factor BamB family protein encodes MRPSFAVAALLIWCSTPALAQQDGAALYTAHCAQCHDAGDAQSRAPARGAMQAMSFDHVLGTLTSGSMAAMAKERSDDERRAIAAFVTGKAAINSASDGQGRCTQQISGFPQPLDGPRWNGWGVDLNNSRFQPADMAGLTAAQVPRLRLKWAYAFPGASVSFAPPTIMGGLLFIGGTDRKVHALDAGTGCTLWTFAIDAAVRAAITVAPLPGSDQFAIFFGDLRANAYAVNALTGALIWKTKVDEHPAARITGAPVLHSGMLYVPVSSLEEAAGSQASYECCTFRGSVVALEAATGKPVWQAYTIPEVPHPTDKNAKGVQLFGPSGAAIWSAPTIDVRRGAIYVATSNSYSNPPSATSDAILAFDLATGKLLWSQQATPKDAYVVACYGVDKTNCPEDHGPDHDFGQSPILVTLRDGRRVLAIAQKSGVVHALDPDDGGKILWQTRIGKGGALGGSEWGSAADQDRIYVANSDVRFLRDGTRRLDSTQGGGLFGLDLASGTVVMEVPPVACGDRLQCSPALSAAVSLIPGVVFSGGVSGFLRAYASDGKLLWEFDTAQDYKAVNGVPAHGGAIDGPGPVIAGGMLYTNSGYGQWSGVAGNVLLAFEVGTE; translated from the coding sequence ATGAGGCCGAGTTTTGCCGTAGCGGCTCTGTTGATCTGGTGCTCCACGCCGGCACTGGCGCAGCAGGACGGCGCCGCGCTCTACACAGCGCATTGCGCGCAATGTCACGATGCCGGCGATGCCCAGAGCCGCGCGCCCGCGCGCGGCGCCATGCAGGCGATGTCGTTCGATCACGTGCTGGGGACGCTGACCTCCGGCAGCATGGCCGCGATGGCGAAGGAGCGCAGCGACGACGAGCGTCGCGCGATTGCTGCTTTCGTCACAGGCAAGGCCGCAATCAACAGTGCGTCTGACGGGCAGGGCCGCTGCACGCAGCAGATCAGCGGCTTTCCGCAACCGCTCGACGGTCCACGCTGGAACGGGTGGGGCGTCGATCTCAACAACAGCCGCTTCCAGCCGGCCGACATGGCGGGGCTGACCGCGGCGCAGGTGCCGCGCCTGCGGCTGAAATGGGCCTACGCGTTTCCCGGCGCCTCGGTGTCCTTTGCGCCGCCGACGATCATGGGCGGCCTGCTGTTCATCGGCGGCACCGACCGCAAGGTACATGCGCTCGACGCGGGAACCGGCTGCACGCTGTGGACGTTCGCGATCGATGCGGCGGTGCGCGCCGCGATCACGGTCGCACCGCTTCCCGGCTCCGATCAGTTCGCGATCTTCTTCGGTGATTTGCGTGCCAACGCCTATGCCGTGAACGCGCTGACGGGGGCGTTGATCTGGAAGACGAAGGTCGACGAGCATCCGGCCGCGCGCATCACCGGCGCGCCGGTGCTGCATTCCGGCATGCTCTACGTGCCGGTGTCCTCGCTCGAGGAAGCCGCCGGCTCGCAAGCCTCTTACGAATGCTGCACCTTCCGCGGCAGCGTGGTGGCGCTGGAGGCCGCGACCGGCAAGCCGGTCTGGCAAGCCTATACGATCCCAGAAGTGCCGCATCCGACCGACAAGAACGCGAAGGGCGTGCAGCTGTTCGGCCCGTCCGGTGCCGCGATCTGGTCGGCGCCGACGATCGATGTGAGGCGCGGCGCGATCTATGTCGCGACCAGCAATTCCTATTCGAATCCGCCATCCGCGACGAGTGACGCGATTCTCGCCTTCGACCTTGCGACCGGAAAGCTGCTCTGGAGCCAGCAGGCCACGCCGAAGGACGCTTATGTCGTGGCATGCTACGGCGTGGACAAGACCAATTGTCCCGAGGATCACGGACCCGACCACGATTTCGGCCAGTCGCCGATCCTGGTAACTCTGCGCGACGGCAGGCGCGTTCTTGCCATCGCACAGAAATCCGGCGTCGTGCACGCGCTCGATCCCGACGACGGCGGCAAGATCCTGTGGCAGACGCGGATCGGGAAGGGCGGTGCGCTCGGCGGCAGCGAATGGGGCTCGGCCGCCGATCAGGATCGCATCTATGTGGCGAACTCCGACGTGCGTTTCCTGCGTGACGGCACCAGGCGTCTCGACTCCACGCAAGGCGGCGGCCTGTTCGGGCTCGACCTCGCCAGCGGGACAGTCGTGATGGAGGTGCCTCCGGTCGCCTGTGGCGATCGACTCCAATGCAGCCCCGCGCTTTCGGCGGCGGTGAGCCTGATCCCCGGCGTCGTGTTCTCCGGCGGCGTCAGCGGCTTCCTGCGGGCCTATGCCAGCGACGGCAAGCTGCTCTGGGAGTTCGACACCGCGCAGGATTACAAGGCCGTCAACGGCGTCCCCGCCCATGGCGGCGCGATCGACGGTCCCGGACCGGTCATCGCCGGCGGCATGCTCTACACCAATTCCGGCTACGGCCAATGGAGCGGCGTCGCCGGCAACGTGCTGCTGGCGTTCGAGGTGGGGACGGAGTGA
- a CDS encoding class I SAM-dependent methyltransferase yields MIPNRPPVLAHERFVADRESFDGLDLAARFERIERTNLWGAATSVSGLGSEDPATAAIREELPPLLQRLDARSLLDAPCGDAGWIGRIKLDLDYTGIDIVPSLIETNRRRVAGGELSGRFLVADITRDALPRADVILCRDCLVHLSFDNIARAVARFAESGAGFLLVTTFPEWDANRDCADGDWRALNMEKAPFNWPSPRALINERCEEGSGGWRDKSLALWRLDELPDRIRMATAT; encoded by the coding sequence ATGATCCCCAATCGTCCACCCGTGCTCGCCCATGAGCGCTTCGTTGCGGACCGCGAGAGCTTTGACGGCCTCGATCTCGCCGCGCGGTTCGAGCGGATCGAGCGGACCAACCTGTGGGGCGCGGCCACATCAGTCTCGGGCCTCGGCTCGGAGGACCCGGCGACCGCCGCGATCCGGGAGGAGCTTCCTCCTCTGCTGCAACGGCTCGACGCGCGCTCGCTGCTCGATGCGCCCTGCGGCGATGCCGGCTGGATCGGCCGCATCAAGCTCGACCTCGACTACACCGGCATCGACATCGTCCCGTCGCTGATCGAGACCAATCGGCGGCGTGTGGCCGGCGGCGAATTGTCCGGCCGGTTTCTCGTTGCCGACATCACGCGCGATGCGCTGCCGCGCGCGGATGTCATTCTGTGCCGGGACTGCCTGGTTCATTTGAGCTTCGACAACATCGCCCGCGCCGTGGCCCGCTTTGCCGAAAGCGGCGCGGGCTTCCTGCTGGTCACGACATTTCCAGAATGGGATGCAAATCGCGATTGCGCGGATGGCGATTGGCGCGCGCTGAACATGGAGAAGGCACCATTCAACTGGCCGTCGCCGCGTGCGCTGATCAACGAGCGTTGCGAGGAGGGCAGCGGCGGCTGGCGCGACAAGAGCCTTGCCCTATGGCGTCTGGATGAACTGCCCGATCGTATCCGCATGGCCACGGCGACGTGA
- a CDS encoding dienelactone hydrolase family protein, protein MITRRTAMTGIAALLTSIPAHGAPGEQFSVTSGNDSLPVSRYAATVAGKRPAVIVLHGSRGIELRLRAYERYADALSAKGIDVYFLRYMTPADKAALTPKSSTHESRDAYDTTRFDDWANTVSATVTAILGRSDSSGRIGLLGFSLGGYVAADTAARDTRITALAVLYGGMPDAMAAKVKHLPPLIALHGEADRNVPVAKGRQLVELGKSVGAEAEFVPYPGKAHGFDFSGTDPMTSDAIDRVTRFFQPRLAA, encoded by the coding sequence ATGATTACCCGACGAACGGCCATGACCGGCATCGCCGCGCTGCTGACGTCTATCCCTGCACACGGTGCACCAGGCGAACAGTTCAGCGTCACCTCCGGCAATGACAGCCTGCCCGTATCACGTTACGCGGCGACGGTGGCCGGGAAGCGCCCTGCCGTGATCGTGCTGCACGGGTCCCGCGGCATCGAGCTTAGGCTCCGCGCCTACGAGCGATATGCCGATGCGCTGTCCGCCAAGGGCATCGACGTCTATTTTCTCCGCTATATGACACCGGCCGATAAGGCCGCGCTGACGCCGAAGTCCAGCACGCATGAGAGCCGCGATGCCTATGACACGACGCGGTTCGACGATTGGGCCAACACGGTCTCCGCCACCGTGACGGCCATCCTGGGCCGGTCCGACAGTTCCGGGCGCATCGGCCTGCTCGGCTTCTCGCTGGGCGGCTACGTCGCCGCCGACACCGCCGCGCGGGACACGCGTATCACCGCGCTCGCGGTGCTCTATGGCGGCATGCCCGACGCTATGGCCGCCAAGGTCAAGCACCTGCCGCCCCTGATCGCATTGCATGGCGAGGCGGACAGGAACGTGCCGGTCGCGAAGGGACGGCAACTGGTCGAGCTCGGCAAGTCGGTCGGCGCCGAGGCCGAATTCGTGCCCTATCCAGGCAAAGCCCACGGCTTTGATTTCTCCGGCACCGACCCGATGACATCCGATGCGATCGATCGCGTCACACGGTTCTTCCAGCCAAGGCTCGCCGCCTGA
- a CDS encoding DUF6719 family protein codes for MRIFVSAVVLSCFISLPCAAQTILKSEPLMLAPYEVAFVKDASCPSGKVLKVTGAIRGLHRRKACVVLAGEQASLATATP; via the coding sequence ATGCGTATCTTTGTGTCGGCAGTAGTGCTCTCGTGCTTCATCTCCCTGCCGTGCGCTGCACAGACAATCCTCAAATCCGAGCCTCTGATGCTGGCACCCTATGAGGTGGCCTTCGTCAAGGACGCTTCCTGCCCATCCGGCAAGGTGCTGAAGGTAACGGGCGCGATCCGCGGGCTGCACCGTCGCAAGGCGTGCGTGGTGCTGGCGGGCGAGCAGGCCTCGCTGGCGACCGCGACCCCCTGA
- a CDS encoding outer membrane protein, translating to MKTILLGAVALLALAAPAAAADMQPRTYTKAPAYTPPQVIYNWTGFYIGGHVGGAFAGDSSFQSSDARFLGGVQGGFDYQFAPNWVVGIEAQYSWLPTNNNGVTFPLGTQVTSNTDQLGSVTGRIGYTWGPALVYAKGGYAWRNGGLGVNVAGVAQPFTATGNNKDGYTVGAGLEYMFAPSWSAKAEYQYYNFGSTTFTSGPADVVGVRGREDEHTVKVGVNYRFGWGGPAASRY from the coding sequence ATGAAGACGATTTTGCTGGGCGCCGTCGCTCTGCTGGCGCTGGCTGCACCGGCCGCCGCGGCCGACATGCAGCCGCGCACCTATACCAAGGCGCCCGCCTATACGCCGCCGCAGGTGATCTACAACTGGACCGGTTTCTACATCGGCGGCCATGTCGGCGGCGCGTTCGCCGGTGACAGCAGCTTCCAGTCGAGCGACGCCCGCTTCCTGGGCGGCGTGCAGGGCGGCTTCGACTACCAGTTCGCGCCCAATTGGGTGGTGGGCATCGAGGCCCAGTACTCCTGGCTGCCGACCAACAACAACGGTGTCACGTTCCCGCTGGGGACGCAGGTGACGTCCAACACCGACCAGCTCGGGTCGGTGACCGGCCGCATCGGCTACACCTGGGGACCGGCGCTGGTCTATGCCAAGGGCGGTTACGCCTGGCGTAATGGCGGCCTCGGCGTCAACGTCGCCGGCGTGGCGCAGCCCTTCACCGCCACTGGCAACAACAAGGACGGCTATACTGTCGGTGCCGGCCTCGAATACATGTTCGCACCGAGCTGGTCGGCCAAGGCCGAGTACCAGTACTACAACTTTGGCAGCACGACGTTCACCTCCGGTCCGGCCGACGTCGTCGGCGTCCGGGGCCGGGAGGACGAGCATACCGTCAAGGTCGGTGTGAACTACCGCTTCGGCTGGGGTGGACCGGCGGCCTCGCGCTACTGA
- a CDS encoding His-rich protein BRANT encodes MLKTISAALLAASVIAAPAFAAEAGKTTTTTPVIKADQSQTKVSTTTVKPEAGVKADTKAADVKADAKVDTKSKAMNANAAVTPDEHKAVRTHRHHHKHLSAKKSLKAQPDVTKPAAIDKRS; translated from the coding sequence ATGTTGAAGACCATTTCCGCAGCCTTGCTCGCCGCTTCCGTAATCGCAGCCCCGGCCTTCGCCGCTGAAGCCGGCAAGACCACCACGACCACGCCGGTGATCAAGGCGGACCAGAGCCAGACCAAGGTGTCGACCACCACCGTGAAACCCGAGGCCGGCGTCAAGGCCGACACGAAGGCCGCCGACGTCAAGGCGGACGCCAAGGTGGATACCAAGTCGAAGGCGATGAACGCCAATGCCGCGGTCACGCCCGATGAGCACAAGGCCGTGCGCACGCATCGTCACCACCACAAGCATCTGTCGGCCAAGAAGTCGCTGAAGGCGCAGCCTGACGTGACCAAGCCGGCGGCCATCGACAAGCGCAGCTAA
- a CDS encoding tetratricopeptide repeat protein, with product MRKLSMLLVPGLVSMALAAGPMLTSAYAAGSDEPSPPPKSDSSAKKGKKKSSSISDPKFLAAYRTAYTTIYDGHDYTSAIGQLKSLERDDVADVANLIGYSYRKLGDYQSSKVYYEIALKDDPNHVRTWQYYGLWQLEQGNREQAQYHLNKIASLAGTDSSEYRSLAAALDKPTGATLVY from the coding sequence ATGCGCAAACTTTCCATGCTTCTGGTACCGGGGCTTGTCTCGATGGCGTTGGCCGCCGGACCGATGCTGACCAGCGCCTACGCCGCGGGCAGCGACGAGCCCTCGCCGCCGCCGAAGTCGGACAGCTCGGCCAAGAAGGGGAAGAAGAAGAGCTCCTCCATCAGCGATCCCAAATTCCTCGCGGCCTATCGCACCGCCTACACCACGATCTACGACGGTCACGACTACACGAGCGCGATCGGCCAGCTGAAGTCGCTCGAGCGCGACGACGTCGCCGACGTCGCCAATTTGATCGGCTACTCCTATCGCAAGCTCGGCGACTACCAGTCATCCAAGGTCTATTACGAGATCGCGCTGAAGGACGATCCGAACCACGTCCGCACCTGGCAGTATTACGGCCTCTGGCAGCTCGAGCAGGGCAACCGCGAACAGGCGCAGTACCACCTGAACAAGATCGCCTCGCTCGCCGGCACTGACAGCTCCGAGTATCGCTCGCTCGCCGCGGCGCTCGACAAGCCGACCGGCGCGACGCTCGTCTACTGA
- a CDS encoding serine hydrolase domain-containing protein: protein MDTWLRSAIDYIGSWIEFQQTTFQQPGVIVAFAHRGEIVAEHAFGLANLDTGEKLTPRHRCRIASHSKSFTSAGIMKLRDQRKLRLDDTVGQHVGGLHPRVAETTIAQVLSHSAGLTRDGADSGQFIDNRPYLNARELLAELKLPTAIEPGTRFKYSNHGFGLLGLVIEAVSKEPYAAWIKREIIEPAGLRETEPDAPLPKGASFARGHTRKVPLGERCVIPGDNPTHAMASATGFAATAGDTARFFAQLAPNARKSVLSVASRREMTRHHWRIPQSFEAYYGLGINAGKTDGWDWFGHGGHFQGYISRTCSIPACELAISILSNSIDGAAPFWMDGAMQILRVFRTRGAPDRRVRDWNGRWWTIWGATDLVPAGNRVLVANPQFINPFMDAAEIEVTGRDTGKLAWAAGYSSHGEPVRRVRDARGKVSDIWIAGANIKPERVVAREIARRYPPRKRRPTLG, encoded by the coding sequence ATGGATACGTGGCTGCGATCCGCGATCGACTACATCGGCTCCTGGATCGAATTCCAACAGACGACATTCCAGCAGCCCGGCGTCATCGTCGCATTTGCCCATCGCGGCGAAATCGTCGCCGAGCACGCCTTTGGTCTTGCCAATCTCGACACCGGCGAAAAACTCACCCCGCGCCACCGCTGCCGTATCGCCTCGCATTCGAAGAGCTTCACTTCCGCCGGCATCATGAAGCTGCGCGACCAGCGCAAGCTGCGGCTCGACGACACGGTCGGCCAACATGTCGGCGGCCTGCATCCGCGCGTCGCCGAGACGACGATTGCGCAGGTGCTCTCGCACAGCGCGGGGCTGACGCGCGATGGCGCCGATTCCGGGCAGTTCATCGACAACCGTCCCTATCTCAACGCCAGGGAGTTGCTCGCGGAATTGAAGCTGCCGACCGCGATCGAGCCGGGGACGCGCTTCAAATACTCCAACCACGGCTTTGGCCTGCTCGGCCTCGTCATCGAAGCCGTGTCGAAGGAGCCCTACGCCGCCTGGATCAAGCGCGAGATCATCGAGCCCGCAGGCCTGCGCGAGACTGAGCCGGATGCGCCGCTTCCCAAGGGCGCATCGTTCGCGCGCGGCCACACGCGAAAGGTGCCCTTGGGCGAGCGTTGCGTGATCCCCGGCGACAATCCGACGCACGCGATGGCGTCCGCTACGGGCTTCGCCGCCACCGCCGGCGATACGGCCCGCTTCTTCGCGCAGCTTGCGCCCAACGCCAGGAAGAGCGTGCTCTCAGTCGCAAGCCGCCGCGAAATGACCCGGCATCACTGGCGCATCCCGCAGAGTTTCGAGGCCTATTACGGCCTTGGCATCAACGCCGGCAAAACCGACGGCTGGGACTGGTTCGGCCATGGCGGCCATTTTCAGGGTTACATCTCCCGGACCTGCTCCATCCCCGCTTGCGAGCTCGCGATCAGTATCCTCAGCAACTCCATCGACGGCGCGGCGCCGTTCTGGATGGACGGCGCGATGCAGATCCTGCGCGTGTTCAGGACTCGCGGCGCCCCCGACCGCCGCGTGCGCGACTGGAACGGCCGCTGGTGGACGATCTGGGGCGCAACCGATCTCGTCCCCGCGGGCAACCGCGTGCTGGTCGCCAATCCGCAGTTCATCAATCCGTTCATGGATGCCGCCGAGATCGAGGTCACCGGCCGCGACACCGGCAAGCTCGCCTGGGCTGCCGGCTATTCCAGCCACGGCGAGCCGGTGCGCCGCGTCCGTGACGCGCGCGGCAAGGTCAGCGACATCTGGATCGCCGGCGCCAATATCAAGCCGGAGCGTGTCGTGGCGCGCGAGATCGCGCGGAGATATCCGCCGCGCAAGCGGCGGCCTACTCTCGGATGA